A window from Podospora bellae-mahoneyi strain CBS 112042 chromosome 1 map unlocalized CBS112042p_1, whole genome shotgun sequence encodes these proteins:
- a CDS encoding uncharacterized protein (EggNog:ENOG503P83D; COG:S) encodes MKFSTPVALLAVAAVDAAVVQEDKRWCNTEGQACNTVARAAEAFTNAIKASGVVARDDSAAAQVAARQVDQLALAISASQADPITFYTALGLGDQFTLEEKPHAEKREAAPQWCLRFVGQSCWKRNAAPEDVKRCTAEDGACTKAKRAAEAVINAIEASADNLAKREAAPQWCLRFVGQSCWKRNAAPEAACNAPDGACTKATRDIHAMYNAARHIIDASA; translated from the coding sequence atgaAGTTTTCCACCCCCGTCGCTCTCCTCGCCGTCGCTGCCGTCGACGCCGCTGTTGTCCAGGAGGACAAGCGCTGGTGCAACACCGAGGGCCAGGCCTGCAACACCGTTGCCCGCGCCGCCGAGGCTTtcaccaacgccatcaagGCCTCCGGCGTCGTTGCCCGTGACGACTCCGCCGCCGCTCAGGTCGCCGCCCGCCAGGTCGACCAGctcgccctcgccatctccgcCTCCCAGGCCGACCCCATCACCTTCTACAccgccctcggcctcggtgacCAGTTCACCCTCGAGGAGAAGCCCCACGCCGAGAAGCGCGAGGCCGCCCCCCAGTGGTGCCTCCGTTTCGTCGGCCAGTCCTGCTGGAAGCGCAACGCCGCCCCCGAGGACGTCAAGCGGTGCACCGCCGAGGACGGCGCCTGCACCAAGGCCAAGcgcgccgccgaggccgTCATCAACGCCATCGAGGCTTCCGCCGACAATCTCGCCAAGCGTGAGGCCGCTCCCCAGTGGTGCCTCCGTTTCGTCGGCCAGTCTTGCTGGAAGCGCAACGCCGCCCCCGAGGCTGCCTGCAACGCCCCCGACGGCGCCTGCACCAAGGCCACCCGCGACATCCACGCCATGTACAACGCTGCCCGCCACATCATCGATGCCTCCGCTTAA
- the FMP32 gene encoding Protein fmp32, mitochondrial (EggNog:ENOG503P09U; COG:S), which translates to MTAAQSLPRFLLPRLSWTGPSGSITGASTALLQQARDSSNTSLSRQPPHKRTYHISGPSNGTPTTIPKRSLTAHFRASPPCFSQNQGRPFSTTPSRQRDHHFDTLRFVQRLQEEGFTEEQAVAMMKVLNDVIEESIQNLTRTMVPREEAAKTTYTQKVDFAKLRSELLSADSTESNTTRAAHERLTNDIAKLSSRLRDEIGRTQASVRLDLNLEKGRIREEAVSQELKIKETETKIEQEVAALRQQLEQVKFQTLQWLMGVCTGFAALMLGAWRLLM; encoded by the exons ATGACGGCCGCACAATCCCTCCcgcgcttcctcctcccccggcttAGCTGGACCGGCCCAAGCGGCAGCATCACCGGAGCTTCGACCGCGCTGCTCCAGCAAGCCagagacagcagcaacacctccctttctcgacaaccacctcacaAGAGAACATACCACATCTCCGGCCCCTCAAATGGGACACCTACTACTATCCCAAAGCGCAGTCTCACCGCGCACTTCCGCGCCAGCCCACCATGTTTCTCTCAGAACCAGGGACGACCCTTTTCCACGACCCCCTCCCGCCAGCGTGATCACCACTTTGACACCCTCCGCTTTGTCCAGCGGCTGCAGGAAGAAGGTTTCACGGAGGAGCAAGCAgtggccatgatgaaggTTCTGAACGATGTTATTGAAGAGAG CATCCAAAACCTCACCCGTACCATGGTCCCCCGCGAAGAAGCAGCCAAAACGACCTACACCCAAAAAGTAGACTTTGCCAAGCTCCGCTCGGAGCTCCTGTCGGCCGACTCTACCGAGTCCAACACCACGCGGGCCGCGCACGAGAGGTTGACGAATGACATCGCCAAGCTGAGCTCGAGACTGCGGGACGAGATTGGTCGCACGCAGGCGAGCGTGAGGCTGGACTTGAActtggagaaggggaggataagggaggaggcggtgagTCAGGAGTTGAAGATTAAGGAGACGGAGACGAAGATTGAGCAGGAGGTTGCGGCGTTGAGGCAGCAGTTGGAGCAGGTCAAGTTTCAGACTTTGCagtggttgatgggggtATGCACGGGGTTTGcggcgttgatgttgggtgcttggaggttgttgatgtaa
- the NOP2 gene encoding rRNA (cytosine-C5-)-methyltransferase nop2 (COG:A; EggNog:ENOG503NVWP): MGVGRRMKKQGPPEPLSEAHFANLKRKKGIPVDDIPAEEHSSKKRRTASKKPEKAIKSATGTKGTGRQANGSKNTASAPSNGVKASKTKGKKAPEPQSDSDEEMNDEFDGSDLEDEAGSDEELKLGSDFLGSDDDSVYDSDLDQDAGKKEKFVFSDDEDEDDDEREEKLTAANIEGLSRKLDQQREEEEAENEAELREDAMQTNIDGDKPHVFDSDDEDEDLTAKTKGLLAPDLQMLRTRITETIRVLEDFGELAEEGRDRAEYTNQLLKDICAYYGYNEFLAEKLMNLFPPREAFAFFEANESARPVVIRTNTLRTHRRDLAQALINRGVTLEPVGKWSKVGLQVFDSNVPLGATPEYLAGHYILQAASSFLPVMALCPQENERCLDMASAPGGKTTHMAALMKNTGVIFANDPSKARAKGLIGNIHRLGVRNTIVCNYDAREFPRVMGGFDRVLLDAPCSGTGVIAKDPSVKTNRDEKDFQQLPHLQKQLILAAIDSVNHASKTGGYLVYSTCSVAVEENEQVVAYALSRRPNVRLVETGLPFGKEGFTSFMGKEFHPSLKLTRRYYPHLYNVDGFFVAKFQKIGPTPPNAVLANGKKDKAVTRNVDDNAMVIDKTPIATEEAGEEAKDDFGGFDDEQDADYIERAKRNAMRRRGLDPRALKKGEKKEKKGMKEETSEEEPTKEVTREKEAPKEKAEKAEAKSEKKEKKEKTKETPKVEKAEEKTTEKAKPKEKKEKVKAKK; the protein is encoded by the exons AAGAACACTCGAGCAAGAAGCGTCGAACAGCATCCAAGAAGCCCGAGAAGGCGATCAAAAGCGCCACAGGAACAAAGGGAACTGGGAGACAGGCCAATGGTTCTAAGAATACAGCCAGCGCACCTAGCAATGGCGTGAAGGCCTCCAAGACAAAGGGCAAGAAGGCCCCAGAGCCTCAATCAGATTCCGACGAGGAGATGAATGATGAGTTCGATGGCTCCGacctcgaggatgaggctggttCTGATGAGGAATTGAAGTTGGGATCTGACTTCCTTGGGTCGGATGATGACTCAGTCTACGATTCGGATCTGGATCAGGATGCaggcaagaaggagaagtttgtcttctctgatgatgaagacgaggatgatgacgaaagagaggaaaagcTCACTGCCGCCAATATCGAAGGTCTGTCGAGGAAACTGGATCAacagagggaggaagaggaggccgaAAACGAAGCCGAGTTGCGCGAAGATGCCATGCAAACAAACATCGACGGCGACAAGCCCCATGTTTtcgacagcgacgacgaagacgaagaccTGACCGCCAAGACTAAGGGCTTGTTGGCCCCCGATCTCCAGATGTTGAGAACCAGGATAACAGAGACAATTCGGGTGCTTGAAGATTTCGGTGAGCTTGCTGAGGAGGGGCGAGACAGAGCCGAGTACACCAACCAGCTCTTGAAGGACATTTGCGCCTACTATGGCTACAACGAGTTCCTGGCGGAGAAGCTGATGAATCTCTTCCCCCCCAGGGAAGCGTTTGCTTTCTTCGAGGCCAACGAAAGTGCCCGTCCTGTTGTCATCCGCACAAACACCCTTCGCACCCATCGTCGCGATCTCGCCCAGGCTTTGATCAACCGCGGTGTTACTTTGGAGCCAGTTGGAAAGTGGTCCAAGGTCGGTCTGCAGGTTTTCGACTCCAACGTGCCTCTAGGTGCTACGCCCGAGTACCTCGCTGGTCATTACATCCTACAAGCCGCCTCCTCTTTCCTCCCCGTCATGGCCCTGTGCCCACAGGAGAACGAGCGCTGCCTGGATATGGCCTCTGCACCCGGTGGTAAAACTACGCATATGGCGGCGCTGATGAAGAACACTGGTGTTATCTTTGCCAACGATCCCAGCAAGGCTCGTGCCAAGGGTTTGATTGGTAACATTCACCGTCTTGGTGTCAGAAATACCATTGTCTGCAACTACGATGCCCGCGAGTTCCCTCGTGTTATGGGCGGGTTCGATAGAGTCTTGTTGGATGCCCCATGCTCGGGTACTGGTGTTATTGCCAAGGATCCGTCAGTCAAGACCAACAGAGACGAGAAGGACTTCCAGCAATTGCCACATCTTCAAAAGCAGCTGATTCTGGCTGCGATCGACTCGGTCAACCATGCCAGCAAGACCGGTGGCTACCTGGTCTACTCTACCTGCAGTGTCGCTGTTGAGGAAAA CGAACAAGTCGTCGCCTACGCTTTGAGCCGCCGCCCTAACGTCAGATTAGTCGAG ACTGGCTTGCCATTCGGTAAAGAAGGGTTCACTAGCTTCATGGGCAAGGAGTTCCACCCCAGTCTCAAGCTGACCCGCCGCTACTATCCTCACTTGTACAACGTCGACGGTTTCTTCGTAGCCAAGTTCCAGAAGATCGGCCCAACGCCTCCAAATGCTGTCCTTGCCAACggcaagaaggacaaggctGTCACTCGTAACGTCGACGATAATGCCATGGTCATTGACAAGACCCCCATCGCTACCGAGgaggctggcgaggaggcgaaggatgactttggtggttttgatgaCGAGCAGGATGCGGACTACATTGAGCGCGCGAAGCGCAACGCCATGAGGAGACGCGGTCTGGATCCTAgggcgttgaagaagggagagaagaaggagaagaaggggatgaaggaggagacgtccgaggaggagcctACGAAGGAAGTGACcagggagaaggaagcgcccaaggagaaggctgagaaggccgaggccaagtcggagaagaaggagaagaaggagaagaccaAGGAGACACCCAAGGTcgagaaggcggaggagaagactacggagaaggcgaagcccaaggagaagaaggagaaggtgaaggcTAAAAAGTAG